One Triticum dicoccoides isolate Atlit2015 ecotype Zavitan chromosome 4B, WEW_v2.0, whole genome shotgun sequence genomic window carries:
- the LOC119295198 gene encoding non-lysosomal glucosylceramidase-like isoform X2, giving the protein MANQFSAFISRKDGRKYSTVLHPGKPDLPKGTNISGIGSWDWNLNGEKCTYHALYPRAWTIYDGEPDPDLKIVCRQISPIIPHNYQQSSYPAAVFTFTVTNSGNTAADVTLLFTWANSVGGKSELTGCHSNSSMTEKDGVHGILLHHRTADGRPPVTFAIAAQEKEDIHISECPYFVMSASSDEFTAKDMWNSVKEHGSFDLLDPVKESMSSRPGTSIGAAIAASVKLAPQATQNVSFSLAWASPEVKFCSGKTYHRRYTKFYGTDVDAAASLAHDAILDHSSWEMQIEDWQHPILQDKRFPAWYPVTLFNELYYLNAGGTIWTDGLPPIQSLTAIGGKKFSLDMSNGETDDDSEMNPQTNTATDILHQMASVLERIHASLASNSAIGTTLLQGEENIGQFLYLEGIEYYMWNTYDVHFYSSFSLIMLFPKLQLSVQRDFAAAVMMHDPEKLKLLHDGKLAARKVLGAVPHDLGLYDPWIKVNAYTLHNTDRWKDLNPKFVLQVYRDVVATGDKSFARAVWPSVYMAMAYMEQFDKDKDGMIENEDFPDQTYDVWSMAGVSAYCGGLWVAALQAASALAHEVGDRASEKLFWNKYEKAKSVYDKKLWNGSYFNYDDAGTKASTSIHADQLAGQWYAKACGLSSIVDKDKSQSALEKIYTFNVMKFKDGNRGAINGMWPDGTLDMSTMQSREIWPGVTYALAASMIQEGMVEEGFKTAEGVYHAAWSPEGLGYAFQTPESWNNDDEYRSLCYMRPLAIWAIQWALSNPKLHKEPQTDITQDSFPKNQFSYARIAKLLQLPEDESSKSVPRVIYEIVRNRFTS; this is encoded by the exons GAGAACCCGACCCAGATCTCAAGATAGTGTGCCGTCAGATTTCTCCAATTATTCCACACAATTATCAACAGAGCAGCTATCCTGCTGCAGTATTCACTTTCACA GTAACTAATTCAGGAAACACAGCTGCTGATGTGACTTTGCTTTTTACATGGGCT AACTCTGTTGGTGGAAAATCTGAACTCACAGGATGTCATTCTAACTCTAGTATGAC AGAAAAGGATGGCGTGCATGGTATACTGTTACACCACAG AACAGCTGATGGACGGCCACCAGTAACTTTCGCCATAGCTGCACAAGAGAAAGAGGATATTCATATCTCTGAATGCCCTTACTTTGTGATGTCCGCTAGCTCTGATGAATTCACAGCAAAAGATATGTGGAATTCAGTGAAAGAG CATGGATCTTTTGATCTTCTTGATCCCGTCAAAGAATCGATGTCCTCCAGACCAGGAACATCAATAGGAGCAGCTATTGCAGCTTCAGTTAAGCTTGCTCCCCAGGCAACCCAGAATGTTTCATTTTCACTTGCATGGGCTTCCCCTGAAGTAAAGTTCTGCAGTGGAAAAACCTACCATAG GCGTTATACAAAATTCTATGGCACAGATGTTGATGCAGCTGCAAGCCTTGCCCATGATGCCATTCTTG ACCATAGTTCCTGGGAAATGCAAATTGAGGATTGGCAGCATCCTATTTTGCAAGACAAGAGGTTTCCTGCATG GTATCCTGTCACACTATTCAATGAACTTTATTATCTTAATGCTGGAGGAACTATATGGACAG ATGGATTGCCACCAATTCAAAGCTTAACAGCAATTGGGGGGAAAAAGTTTTCTCTTGACATGTCAAATGGAGAAACAGATGATGATAGTGAGATGAACCCACAGACTAATACTGCCACCGATATTCTTCATCAAATGGCATCAGTACTTGAGAGAATTCATGCATCTCTTGCATCAAATTCTGCTATAGGGACAACTTTGCTTCAGGGTGAAGAGAACATTGGCCAATTTCTCTACCTTGAGGGAATAGAATACTATATGTGGAACACATATGATGTTCATTTCTATTCATCTTTTTCACTTATCATGCTATTTCCAAAACTTCAACTCAGTGTTCAGAGAGACTTCGCTGCCGCTGTCATGATGCACGACCCTGAAAAGCTCAAGCTCCTACATGATGGAAAATTGGctgcaagaaaagttcttggaGCTGTTCCTCACGATCTTGGTCTATATGACCCTTGGATCAAAGTGAACGCGTACACACTCCATAACACGGACCGGTGGAAGGACTTGAACCCAAAGTTTGTACTGCAAGTTTACAGAGATGTTGTGGCCACAGGCGATAAATCCTTCGCCCGAGCTGTTTGGCCATCTGTTTATATGGCGATGGCATATATGGAGCAATTTGATAAAGATAAAGATGGGATGATTGAAAACGAGGACTTTCCTGATCAGACGTACGATGTCTGGTCCATGGCTGGTGTAAGCGCATACTGTGGTGGTCTTTGGGTGGCTGCTCTTCAGGCTGCGTCGGCTTTGGCACACGAAGTTGGTGACAGAGCTTCTGAAAAGCTTTTCTGGAACAAGTATGAGAAGGCTAAGTCTGTTTATGACAAGAAGCTGTGGAATGGTTCTTACTTCAATTATGATGATGCTGGTACTAAAGCTAGCACCTCGATTCATGCTGATCAGTTGGCTGGACAATG GTATGCCAAAGCCTGCGGCCTCTCCTCAATTGTTGACAAGGACAAGTCACAAAGTGCACTTGAAAAGATATATACTTTCAACGTAATGAAATTCAAGGATGGTAACAGGGGAGCCATCAATGGGATGTGGCCAGATGGTACATTGGACATGTCCACAATGCAATCTAGGGAGATATGGCCAGGCGTGACATACGCGCTTGCTGCATCTATGATTCAAGAAGGCATGGTTGAGGAGGGTTTCAAAACAGCTGAAGGAGTCTATCATGCTGCCTGGTCTCCAGAAGGGCTTGG ATATGCATTCCAAACTCCTGAATCTTGGAACAATGACGATGAGTACCGGTCCTTGTGTTACATGCGCCCACTCGCCATATGGGCGATACAGTGGGCACTCTCAAACCCAAAGCTCCACAAGGAGCCTCAGACAGACATAACACAAGATTCTTTTCCGAAGAACCAGTTCTCATATGCACGAATAGCGAAGCTCCTGCAGTTACCTGAAGATGAGTCGTCCAAGAGCGTCCCTCGGGTTATCTATGAGATAGTTCGGAACAGGTTTACTTCATGA
- the LOC119293401 gene encoding probable protein phosphatase 2C 74 produces the protein MLLYTVQFLCSVVAAFARLVRVLRKAMASVLCSPPVSLPATTSPASSAPLSMWRKAHPALGITVGDALRERDQREAREQLLIAPAVDAFAACNGSGVGAQQVESAKKAARGARKRPSMLVIPVAPEAVEVAAGWGAVVAEKEAEVEVEGEGFWLASRRGARHAMEDAYGVIAQKVGGDSQLAFYGVYDGHGGRAAVDFVSDHLGKSVVAAVLATTTEEAQEAEPSSWSTDAVSAAIRAAYLATDSELVKQGLRGGSCAATALVKDGDIYVANLGDCRAVMCRDGVATAVTSDHTAAREDERSRIENSGGYVSCGSNGMWRVQDCLAVSRAFGDADLKRWVISEPEIRRLPLTAGCEFLVLASDGLWNKVSNQEAVDAVSRSSAGRDSTGCCKELVDMARCRGSRDDIIVMVVDLKRFTI, from the exons ATGCTATTGTACACCGTCCAGTTCCTCTGCTCCGTGGTCGCTGCTTTCGCCCGCCTCGTCCGCGTCCTCCGCAAGGCCATGGCATCCGTCCTCTGCTCCCCGCCGGTCTCCCTGCCCGCCACCACCTCCCCTGCGTCGTCCGCGCCGCTCTCCATGTGGAGGAAGGCGCACCCGGCTCTCGGCATCACCGTAGGGGATGCGCTGCGTGAGCGTGACCAGAGGGAGGCCAGGGAGCAGCTGCTGATTGCGCCGGCGGTGGACGCTTTTGCGGCGTGCAACGGCAGTGGTGTCGGCGCGCAGCAGGTCGAGTCCGCGAAGAAGGCGGCGCGGGGTGCGAGGAAGAGGCCGTCGATGCTGGTCATACCCGTCGCTCCTGAGGCCGTCGAGGTGGCGGCTGGCTGGGGGGCGGTTGTGGCCGAGAAGGAGgccgaggtggaggtggagggggaAGGGTTTTGGTTGGCGAGCAGGAGAGGGGCGAGACATGCAATGGAGGATGCATATGGCGTGATCGCTCAGAAAGTTGGAGGAGATTCCCAGCTG GCATTCTACGGTGTGTACGACGGACACGGCGGCCGCGCAGCGGTGGACTTCGTCTCCGACCACCTCGGCAAGAGCGTGGTCGCTGCTGTGCTGGCCACGACGACGGAGGAGGCGCAGGAGGCAGAGCCGTCGTCGTGGTCGACGGATGCTGTCTCGGCGGCCATCAGAGCCGCCTACTTGGCCACCGACAGCGAGCTCGTGAAGCAG GGCCTGAGAGGTGGCTCATGTGCCGCAACGGCGCTGGTCAAGGACGGCGACATCTACGTGGCGAACCTCGGCGACTGCCGTGCCGTCATGTGCCGCGACGGCGTGGCGACTGCCGTGACCTCCGACCACACCGCCGCGAGGGAGGACGAGAGGTCCCGCATCGAGAACTCG GGTGGCTACGTGAGCTGCGGCAGCAACGGCATGTGGAGGGTGCAGGACTGCCTGGCCGTGTCGCGGGCGTTCGGCGACGCCGACCTCAAGCGGTGGGTGATCTCTGAGCCGGAGATCAGGAGGCTTCCCCTCACCGCCGGCTGCGAGTTCCTCGTCCTCGCCTCCGACGGCCTCTGGAACAAGGTGTCCAACCAGGAGGCGGTGGACGCCGTCTCGAGGAGCAGCGCCGGTCGTGACTCCACAGGGTGCTGCAAGGAGCTCGTGGACATGGCGCGGTGTAGAGGGAGCAGGGATGACATCATCGTCATGGTTGTCGACCTCAAGAGGTTCACGATATAG